From Danaus plexippus chromosome 11, MEX_DaPlex, whole genome shotgun sequence, the proteins below share one genomic window:
- the LOC116766052 gene encoding uncharacterized protein LOC116766052, whose product MFWTYGAVVLSVCVSVRTQVIPGKSRTNDGDFNNVNADGSFDFGYANKDRGGSYHLAQGSSKGLVGGRFGAREPGTDEVKETIYTAGPRGFRAKGPNVHRKIDLDQRPRGPIGNKDDPYFDPNEDPSYAYKIETRTYSKNENADSRGDVKGHYSFVDDIGERHDVSYIAGRDTGFHVSSANPDVPSLIGSPFHRAPLVRGESKSRGRTAVQRGLDGSYRFISAGPDQRRTESSDSHGNVRGSYTFLDDKGVQRTVHYIAGPGIGYRIVKNSNDPFIPSYFPTIPSPYDPAFNAGGSAGAPAFAPSDEGSDDVFKGPDGTAASGHVKPPPFPPSESERPSNTGSISTVIETPDDSDNSGYDTGPSFNQEPDNTDLGYVDEDASSFQNQKPTQGPGKPWRPENKPYRPSKKPFRPIKPYQETNNNNDNFAGDKSKPEFAVGFNIHHTKPGTTIIRNIGEEYFGIPPGVSVRAHVQSIDLYPFGSKPISPSEALENDQT is encoded by the exons ATGTTTTGGACATACGGTGCGGTCGTcctgagtgtgtgtgtgtccgTCCGGACTCAAGTTATTCCGGGCAAGTCCAGGACTAACGATGGTgactttaataatgttaacgcTGATGGATCTTTCGATTTCGG GTACGCGAACAAAGATCGTGGTGGCAGTTACCACTTGGCGCAAGGTAGTTCGAAAGGACTAGTGGGAGGACGGTTCGGTGCCAGAGAGCCTGGTACTGACGAAGTCAAAGAAACCATTTATACTGCTGGACCTAGAGG atttcgCGCTAAGGGCCCTAACGTTCACCGAAAGATAGATCTGGATCAACGGCCGCGAGGTCCCATTGGAAATAAAGACGATCCCTATTTCGATCCTAACGAAGATCCCAGTTACGCGTACAAAATAGAGACGAGGACTTACTCCAAGAATGAGAATGCTGACAGCAGAGGCGATGTCAAAG GTCATTACTCCTTCGTGGATGATATCGGAGAACGGCACGACGTGTCCTATATAGCTGGGCGCGATACAGGTTTTCATGTATCCTCAGCCAACCCTGACGTGCCCAGTCTTATTGGGTCACCTTTTCACCGAGCGCCTCTGGTTAGAGGGGAGAGCAAATCTCGAGGACGTACTGCGGTACAGAGAGGATTAGATGGTTCATATAG attcatttcTGCCGGACCTGACCAACGGCGAACGGAAAGTAGTGACTCACACGGTAACGTTAGAGGATCCTACACATTTTTAGATGACAAAGGTGTACAGAG GACAGTACATTATATAGCGGGGCCAGGTATTGGATATCGGATTGTGAAGAACAGCAACGACCCCTTCATTCCTTCCTATTTTCCTACTATACCTAGTCCTTATGATCCAGCATTTAACGCAGGAGGTAGCGCTGGGGCACCGGCTTTCGCTCCCAGCGACGAAGGTAGCGATGATGTCTTCAAAG GACCCGATGGCACTGCAGCGTCAGGGCACGTTAAGCCACCTCCTTTCCCTCCCTCCGAATCAGAGAGACCTAGTAACACTGGTAGCATATCGACAGTAATTGAAACTCCTGATGATTCAGATAACAGCGGTTACGACACAGGTCCAAGTTTTAATCAGGAACCTGATAATACAGATCTGGGTTACGTCGACGAGGACGCTTCTAGTTTTCAAAATCAAAAGCCAACTCAAGGACCAG GCAAACCGTGGCGCCCAGAGAACAAACCGTATAGACCGTCGAAGAAACCGTTTAGACCGATAAAACCTTATCAAGAaacgaataataataacgacAATTTCGCTGGTGATAAAAGTAAACCAGAATTTGCTGTAGGATTCAATATACATCACACGAAACCTGGCACAACGATCATTAGGAATATAGGTGAAGAATACTTCGGCATACCTCCTGGTGTGTCCGTCCGCGCTCATGTACAGAGCATCGATCTTTATCCCTTCGGTTCCAAACCAATTTCACCATCAGAAGCTCTGGAAAATGACCAAACATAG